Proteins co-encoded in one Medicago truncatula cultivar Jemalong A17 chromosome 8, MtrunA17r5.0-ANR, whole genome shotgun sequence genomic window:
- the LOC25500155 gene encoding hydroquinone glucosyltransferase isoform X2, whose amino-acid sequence MSEICSSHHVWLLFIVLKLVKHIHNVNFAEHVEVGVGYSHLVSILQFSKRLVQLHPNFHVTCFIPSLGSLPTDSKTILQTLPSNISCTFLPPVNSNDLPQGIALVLQLQLTLTHSLPSIHQALKSLTLKTPFVALVVDISAMDALDFAKEFNLLSYVYYPASATSLSSYFYLLKLDKETSCEYRDLPGPIQIPGSVPIHGRDLFELAQDRSSQSYKYLLQGVEKLRLFDGILINSFIEIENGPIEALTDEGSENLLVYAVGPIIQTLTTSGDDANKFECLAWLDKQRPCSVLYVSFGSGGTLSQEQINELALGLELSNHKFLWVVRSPSNTANAAYLSASDVDPLQFLPSGFLERTKEQGMVIPSWAPQIQILRHSSVGGFLTHCGWNSMLESVLHGVPLITWPLFAEQRTNAVLLSEGLKVGLRPKINQNGIVEKVQIAELIKCLMEGEEGGKLRKNMKELKESANSAHKDDGSATKTLSQLVLKWRNFGIEKQV is encoded by the exons ATGTCAGAAATTTGTTCTTCCCATCATGTGTGGCTCTTATTCATCGTTTTGAAACTTGTCAAACACATACATAATGTCAATTTTGCAGAGCATGTAGAGGTAG GTGTTGGATATAGCCATTTGGTCTCTATTCTTCAATTCTCCAAGAGACTTGTTCAGCTTCATCCAAACTTTCATGTCACATGCTTCATTCCCTCACTTGGTTCTCTCCCAACTGATTCAAAAACAATCCTTCAAACTCTTCCATCAAACATCAGCTGTACTTTTCTTCCACCAGTGAACTCCAATGACCTACCACAAGGGATTGCTTTAGTACTTCAACTTCAGCTCACACTGACTCACTCACTGCCATCTATACATCAGGCCTTGAAGTCCTTAACTTTAAAGACACCCTTTGTTGCCTTGGTGGTTGATATATCAGCAATGGATGCACTGGATTTTGCTAAGGAATTCAACTTGTTGTCCTATGTTTACTACCCTGCTTCAGCCACCAGTTTGTCTTCATACTTCTATTTGCTCAAGTTAGATAAGGAAACATCATGCGAGTACAGAGATCTTCCTGGGCCTATTCAAATACCAGGTAGTGTTCCGATTCATGGTCGGGATCTTTTTGAGCTAGCTCAAGATAGATCCAGTCAATCTTACAAATACTTACTCCAAGGTGTTGAAAAATTGCGTCTTTTTGATGGTATTCTTATTAATAGTTTCATAGAAATCGAAAACGGTCCTATAGAAGCACTGACAGACGAAGGAAGTGAAAACCTTCTTGTGTATGCTGTTGGACCCATTATCCAAACACTAACAACATCTGGTGATGATGCTAATAAGTTTGAATGTCTGGCATGGTTGGACAAACAACGGCCTTGTTCAGTTCTGTATGTGTCTTTCGGGAGTGGTGGAACACTTTCGCAAGAACAAATTAATGAGCTGGCTTTGGGTTTGGAATTGAGTAATCATAAATTCTTATGGGTTGTAAGATCACCAAGTAATACAGCCAATGCTGCATATCTTTCAGCATCTGATGTTGACCCTTTACAATTTTTACCTTCAGGGTTCTTGGAGAGAACAAAGGAACAAGGGATGGTTATTCCATCATGGGCACCACAGATTCAAATCCTTCGTCACAGTTCAGTTGGTGGGTTCTTGACTCACTGTGGTTGGAATTCAATGCTTGAGAGTGTGTTGCATGGTGTGCCACTAATCACATGGCCTCTATTTGCTGAGCAGAGAACGAATGCGGTTTTGTTGAGTGAAGGACTAAAAGTGGGACTGAGGCCAAAAATTAATCAGAATGGCATTGTGGAAAAGGTACAAATTGCAGAGTTAATCAAGTGTCTCATGGAAGGGGAAGAAGGTGGGAAACTGcgcaaaaatatgaaggaatTAAAAGAATCTGCTAATAGTGCACATAAAGATGACGGGTCTGCTACAAAGACTCTTTCTCAATTAGTTCTTAAGTGGAGAAACTTTGGTATTGAAAAACAAGTTTAA
- the LOC25500155 gene encoding hydroquinone glucosyltransferase isoform X4, translating to MDALDFAKEFNLLSYVYYPASATSLSSYFYLLKLDKETSCEYRDLPGPIQIPGSVPIHGRDLFELAQDRSSQSYKYLLQGVEKLRLFDGILINSFIEIENGPIEALTDEGSENLLVYAVGPIIQTLTTSGDDANKFECLAWLDKQRPCSVLYVSFGSGGTLSQEQINELALGLELSNHKFLWVVRSPSNTANAAYLSASDVDPLQFLPSGFLERTKEQGMVIPSWAPQIQILRHSSVGGFLTHCGWNSMLESVLHGVPLITWPLFAEQRTNAVLLSEGLKVGLRPKINQNGIVEKVQIAELIKCLMEGEEGGKLRKNMKELKESANSAHKDDGSATKTLSQLVLKWRNFGIEKQV from the coding sequence ATGGATGCACTGGATTTTGCTAAGGAATTCAACTTGTTGTCCTATGTTTACTACCCTGCTTCAGCCACCAGTTTGTCTTCATACTTCTATTTGCTCAAGTTAGATAAGGAAACATCATGCGAGTACAGAGATCTTCCTGGGCCTATTCAAATACCAGGTAGTGTTCCGATTCATGGTCGGGATCTTTTTGAGCTAGCTCAAGATAGATCCAGTCAATCTTACAAATACTTACTCCAAGGTGTTGAAAAATTGCGTCTTTTTGATGGTATTCTTATTAATAGTTTCATAGAAATCGAAAACGGTCCTATAGAAGCACTGACAGACGAAGGAAGTGAAAACCTTCTTGTGTATGCTGTTGGACCCATTATCCAAACACTAACAACATCTGGTGATGATGCTAATAAGTTTGAATGTCTGGCATGGTTGGACAAACAACGGCCTTGTTCAGTTCTGTATGTGTCTTTCGGGAGTGGTGGAACACTTTCGCAAGAACAAATTAATGAGCTGGCTTTGGGTTTGGAATTGAGTAATCATAAATTCTTATGGGTTGTAAGATCACCAAGTAATACAGCCAATGCTGCATATCTTTCAGCATCTGATGTTGACCCTTTACAATTTTTACCTTCAGGGTTCTTGGAGAGAACAAAGGAACAAGGGATGGTTATTCCATCATGGGCACCACAGATTCAAATCCTTCGTCACAGTTCAGTTGGTGGGTTCTTGACTCACTGTGGTTGGAATTCAATGCTTGAGAGTGTGTTGCATGGTGTGCCACTAATCACATGGCCTCTATTTGCTGAGCAGAGAACGAATGCGGTTTTGTTGAGTGAAGGACTAAAAGTGGGACTGAGGCCAAAAATTAATCAGAATGGCATTGTGGAAAAGGTACAAATTGCAGAGTTAATCAAGTGTCTCATGGAAGGGGAAGAAGGTGGGAAACTGcgcaaaaatatgaaggaatTAAAAGAATCTGCTAATAGTGCACATAAAGATGACGGGTCTGCTACAAAGACTCTTTCTCAATTAGTTCTTAAGTGGAGAAACTTTGGTATTGAAAAACAAGTTTAA
- the LOC25500155 gene encoding hydroquinone glucosyltransferase isoform X3, protein MSEICSSHHVWLLFIVLKLVKHIHNVNFAEHVEVVVPGVGYSHLVSILQFSKRLVQLHPNFHVTCFIPSLGSLPTDSKTILQTLPSNISCTFLPPVNSNDLPQGIALVLQLQLTLTHSLPSIHQALKSLTLKTPFVALVVDISAMDALDFAKEFNLLSYVYYPASATSLSSYFYLLKLDKETSCEYRDLPGPIQIPGFLERTKEQGMVIPSWAPQIQILRHSSVGGFLTHCGWNSMLESVLHGVPLITWPLFAEQRTNAVLLSEGLKVGLRPKINQNGIVEKVQIAELIKCLMEGEEGGKLRKNMKELKESANSAHKDDGSATKTLSQLVLKWRNFGIEKQV, encoded by the exons ATGTCAGAAATTTGTTCTTCCCATCATGTGTGGCTCTTATTCATCGTTTTGAAACTTGTCAAACACATACATAATGTCAATTTTGCAGAGCATGTAGAGGTAG TTGTTCCAGGTGTTGGATATAGCCATTTGGTCTCTATTCTTCAATTCTCCAAGAGACTTGTTCAGCTTCATCCAAACTTTCATGTCACATGCTTCATTCCCTCACTTGGTTCTCTCCCAACTGATTCAAAAACAATCCTTCAAACTCTTCCATCAAACATCAGCTGTACTTTTCTTCCACCAGTGAACTCCAATGACCTACCACAAGGGATTGCTTTAGTACTTCAACTTCAGCTCACACTGACTCACTCACTGCCATCTATACATCAGGCCTTGAAGTCCTTAACTTTAAAGACACCCTTTGTTGCCTTGGTGGTTGATATATCAGCAATGGATGCACTGGATTTTGCTAAGGAATTCAACTTGTTGTCCTATGTTTACTACCCTGCTTCAGCCACCAGTTTGTCTTCATACTTCTATTTGCTCAAGTTAGATAAGGAAACATCATGCGAGTACAGAGATCTTCCTGGGCCTATTCAAATACCAG GGTTCTTGGAGAGAACAAAGGAACAAGGGATGGTTATTCCATCATGGGCACCACAGATTCAAATCCTTCGTCACAGTTCAGTTGGTGGGTTCTTGACTCACTGTGGTTGGAATTCAATGCTTGAGAGTGTGTTGCATGGTGTGCCACTAATCACATGGCCTCTATTTGCTGAGCAGAGAACGAATGCGGTTTTGTTGAGTGAAGGACTAAAAGTGGGACTGAGGCCAAAAATTAATCAGAATGGCATTGTGGAAAAGGTACAAATTGCAGAGTTAATCAAGTGTCTCATGGAAGGGGAAGAAGGTGGGAAACTGcgcaaaaatatgaaggaatTAAAAGAATCTGCTAATAGTGCACATAAAGATGACGGGTCTGCTACAAAGACTCTTTCTCAATTAGTTCTTAAGTGGAGAAACTTTGGTATTGAAAAACAAGTTTAA
- the LOC25500154 gene encoding hydroquinone glucosyltransferase: MEKKIHIAVVPGVGYSHLFPILQFSKLLVQLHPYFHVTCIIPTLGSPPSSSETILQTLPSNIDYMFLPEVQPSDLPQGLPMEIQIQLTVTNSLPYLHEALKSLALRIPLVALVVDAFAVEALNFAKEFNMLSYIYFCAAASTLAWSFYLPKLDEETTCEYRDLPEPIKVPGCVPLHGRDLLTIVQDRSSQAYKYFLQHVKSLSFADGVLVNSFLEMEMGPINALTEEGSGNPSVYPVGPIIQTVTGSVDDANGLECLSWLDKQQSCSVLYVSFGSGGTLSHEQIVELALGLELSNQKFLWVVRAPSSSSSNAAYLSAQNDVDALQFLPSGFLERTKEEGFVITSWAPQIQILSHSSVGGFLSHCGWSSTLESVVHGVPLITWPMFAEQGMNAVLVTEGLKVGLRPRVNENGIVERVEVAKVIKRLMEGEECEKLHNNMKELKEVASNALKEDGSSTKTISQLTLKWRNLVQKNQI, encoded by the exons ATggagaaaaaaattcatattgcAGTTGTTCCAGGTGTTGGATATAGTCACTTATTCCCAATTCTTCAATTTTCGAAGCTACTTGTTCAGCTTCATCCATACTTTCATGTCAC ATGTATCATTCCCACACTTGGTTCTCCCCCAAGTTCCTCAGAAACCATCCTTCAAACCCTTCCATCAAATATCGACTACATGTTTCTTCCAGAGGTTCAACCTAGTGACCTACCACAAGGACTGCCCATGGAAATCCAAATTCAGCTCACAGTTACTAATTCTCTCCCATATTTGCATGAGGcattgaagtctcttgctttaagGATTCCCCTTGTGGCCTTGGTGGTTGATGCTTTTGCTGTTGAAGCACTAAACTTTGCTAAAGAATTCAACATGTTGTCCTATATATACTTTTGTGCAGCAGCTAGTACACTGGCTTGGAGCTTCTATTTGCCTAAGTTGGATGAGGAAACAACATGTGAGTACAGAGATCTCCCAGAGCCTATCAAAGTACCGGGCTGCGTACCACTCCATGGCAGGGATCTCTTGACCATAGTTCAAGATAGATCAAGTCAAGCTTACAAATACTTCCTTCAACATGTTAAAAGTTTAAGTTTTGCTGATGGTGTTCTTGTTAATAGCTTCTTAGAAATGGAAATGGGACCTATAAATGCATTGACAGAGGAAGGAAGTGGCAACCCTTCTGTCTATCCTGTTGGACCCATCATCCAGACAGTAACAGGTTCTGTTGATGATGCTAATGGTTTGGAGTGTCTGTCATGGTTAGACAAACAACAATCTTGTTCAGTTTTGTATGTGTCTTTCGGTAGTGGTGGTACACTTTCACACGAACAAATTGTTGAGCTGGCTTTGGGTTTGGAATTGAGTAATCAGAAATTCCTATGGGTTGTGCGAGCACCAAGTAGTAGTTCATCTAATGCAGCATATCTTTCAGCACAAAATGATGTTGATGCTTTACAATTTTTACCATCTGGGTTTTTGGAGAGAACCAAAGAGGAAGGTTTTGTCATTACATCATGGGCACCTCAGATTCAAATCCTTAGTCATAGTTCAGTTGGCGGGTTCTTGAGTCACTGTGGTTGGAGCTCAACACTTGAAAGTGTGGTTCATGGGGTGCCACTAATCACATGGCCTATGTTTGCTGAACAGGGAATGAATGCAGTTTTGGTGACTGAGGGCCTTAAAGTGGGACTGAGGCCAAGAGTTAACGAAAATGGTATTGTCGAAAGGGTGGAGGTTGCTAAGGTGATCAAGCGTCTCATGGAAGGAGAAGAGTGTGAGAAATTGCACAATAATATGAAGGAATTAAAAGAAGTTGCTTCTAATGCACTCAAAGAAGATGGATCTTCTACAAAGACTATTTCTCAATTAACACTCAAGTGGAGAAATTTGGTGCAGAAAAACCAGATTTAA
- the LOC25500155 gene encoding hydroquinone glucosyltransferase isoform X1, with translation MSEICSSHHVWLLFIVLKLVKHIHNVNFAEHVEVVVPGVGYSHLVSILQFSKRLVQLHPNFHVTCFIPSLGSLPTDSKTILQTLPSNISCTFLPPVNSNDLPQGIALVLQLQLTLTHSLPSIHQALKSLTLKTPFVALVVDISAMDALDFAKEFNLLSYVYYPASATSLSSYFYLLKLDKETSCEYRDLPGPIQIPGSVPIHGRDLFELAQDRSSQSYKYLLQGVEKLRLFDGILINSFIEIENGPIEALTDEGSENLLVYAVGPIIQTLTTSGDDANKFECLAWLDKQRPCSVLYVSFGSGGTLSQEQINELALGLELSNHKFLWVVRSPSNTANAAYLSASDVDPLQFLPSGFLERTKEQGMVIPSWAPQIQILRHSSVGGFLTHCGWNSMLESVLHGVPLITWPLFAEQRTNAVLLSEGLKVGLRPKINQNGIVEKVQIAELIKCLMEGEEGGKLRKNMKELKESANSAHKDDGSATKTLSQLVLKWRNFGIEKQV, from the exons ATGTCAGAAATTTGTTCTTCCCATCATGTGTGGCTCTTATTCATCGTTTTGAAACTTGTCAAACACATACATAATGTCAATTTTGCAGAGCATGTAGAGGTAG TTGTTCCAGGTGTTGGATATAGCCATTTGGTCTCTATTCTTCAATTCTCCAAGAGACTTGTTCAGCTTCATCCAAACTTTCATGTCACATGCTTCATTCCCTCACTTGGTTCTCTCCCAACTGATTCAAAAACAATCCTTCAAACTCTTCCATCAAACATCAGCTGTACTTTTCTTCCACCAGTGAACTCCAATGACCTACCACAAGGGATTGCTTTAGTACTTCAACTTCAGCTCACACTGACTCACTCACTGCCATCTATACATCAGGCCTTGAAGTCCTTAACTTTAAAGACACCCTTTGTTGCCTTGGTGGTTGATATATCAGCAATGGATGCACTGGATTTTGCTAAGGAATTCAACTTGTTGTCCTATGTTTACTACCCTGCTTCAGCCACCAGTTTGTCTTCATACTTCTATTTGCTCAAGTTAGATAAGGAAACATCATGCGAGTACAGAGATCTTCCTGGGCCTATTCAAATACCAGGTAGTGTTCCGATTCATGGTCGGGATCTTTTTGAGCTAGCTCAAGATAGATCCAGTCAATCTTACAAATACTTACTCCAAGGTGTTGAAAAATTGCGTCTTTTTGATGGTATTCTTATTAATAGTTTCATAGAAATCGAAAACGGTCCTATAGAAGCACTGACAGACGAAGGAAGTGAAAACCTTCTTGTGTATGCTGTTGGACCCATTATCCAAACACTAACAACATCTGGTGATGATGCTAATAAGTTTGAATGTCTGGCATGGTTGGACAAACAACGGCCTTGTTCAGTTCTGTATGTGTCTTTCGGGAGTGGTGGAACACTTTCGCAAGAACAAATTAATGAGCTGGCTTTGGGTTTGGAATTGAGTAATCATAAATTCTTATGGGTTGTAAGATCACCAAGTAATACAGCCAATGCTGCATATCTTTCAGCATCTGATGTTGACCCTTTACAATTTTTACCTTCAGGGTTCTTGGAGAGAACAAAGGAACAAGGGATGGTTATTCCATCATGGGCACCACAGATTCAAATCCTTCGTCACAGTTCAGTTGGTGGGTTCTTGACTCACTGTGGTTGGAATTCAATGCTTGAGAGTGTGTTGCATGGTGTGCCACTAATCACATGGCCTCTATTTGCTGAGCAGAGAACGAATGCGGTTTTGTTGAGTGAAGGACTAAAAGTGGGACTGAGGCCAAAAATTAATCAGAATGGCATTGTGGAAAAGGTACAAATTGCAGAGTTAATCAAGTGTCTCATGGAAGGGGAAGAAGGTGGGAAACTGcgcaaaaatatgaaggaatTAAAAGAATCTGCTAATAGTGCACATAAAGATGACGGGTCTGCTACAAAGACTCTTTCTCAATTAGTTCTTAAGTGGAGAAACTTTGGTATTGAAAAACAAGTTTAA